The Candidatus Binatus sp. genomic interval AGTATGGGCATCGTCAGGCATCGCTTCACCGCGGCGAGATCGTAGCGCAGGCCGATTAGCCGCAGGCCCGCGTCGGCGGGAGGCCGCGCGCCATGAATCCGGATTTCGTCGTACAGAAACGCCATCTCGGGGCGCCGTGAGAAATAATCGGCGGCATAGGTCGGCAACGATCCGATCGGTGGCGTCGCATCGACGGCGATCGGCTCGCGCGGCCGCTCGAACTTCATCTCGGGCGTGAAGATTCCGCCCGGTGTATCCGCCAGCACCATCGCCGCGACCCGTTCGGGATGCTCGAGCGCATAGCCGACGATCGTCCATCCGCCCATCGATTGCCCGATCAGCACGGCCTTGTCGATCTCCAGATGGTCGAGGACGGCGCCTAGATCGCTCGCATGCGCGCGATTGAACAGGCCGTCGGGGTCGGGCGATAAGCCGAAGCCGCGCTGGTCAAGCGTGATGCACTCGAACGATCGCATGAAGTAGGGAACTTGCTGCCACCATGAGAGATGGTTGCCGCCGAGCCCGTGCAGAAAGATGATCGGCGCGCCGGCGCCCACGCGTTCGTAGTAGAGCGAGAACTTGCCGATTTCCAATCTGCCGGGCGTGATTCGATATTCCATCGCGACTCCCCTGCGAGCGGTTTTGCAGTTCGTAGTCGTAGCCGGGCGAGAGCGCGCGGGCAATCCGTTTCGGGTCACCCCTGCCGATTGTCGATACGAAGGCCCGAAAGCAGTTGCACGGCGGTGTCGGCGGTCTCGCGGCGGGCGGCGGCTTGGTTGTCCGCGTGCGCGATAACGGTCGCAGTTCGGTCAGCGCGCCAGACAGCCGATGCGCCAACCGATCGACAGACTGGCTAGCGCCAGCTTGCGCCCGGTCTGATTTTGAAGCGGCGGTAACCTCTGCGGGATTTGAGGAACAGAGCAACCACAACGCCGACCACGAGCAGACCCTCGCCCCAGATCAGAATCTTGGACGGGTCGAGATTGCTCAACCACGCAGCCGACGGAGCAGCCTGGCCCGCGGGCATTCCGATGCTGGCCAGGAAGCTATTGCGCCAGCGCGACATCGCGACCAGGAGATACCACGCCAGCCCCGCGACCATGACGATCATCCAGAAAAGAATGCCGAACTGCTCGGGCATGCGGCGACGAACAATACCCTGAAGCGAACCCGGCTCCTCGGGCGCGGCCATCCCATTGAGACGAATCAACATGCGGCGGCAGTCCGGGACGGGGGCTTCCTCCCGGTCGTCGGGCATAGCCGGCTCGGCGAAGATGGGCGTCTGCTCGAGCGCGGGGCCGCCCGCCGCGGGACCGCCCGCCTCGCGAATCTGGCGCAAGATGGCAAGCATATGCTGCTTGCAGGTCATGGTTCCGAACAGCGCGCATTTCGACAGCGCCTCGAGCTCCTCAGGGGTTATCCTGAGGCGCTCGATGAGTTCATGGTCGTCTCGAATCAGGTTGAGGACTTCGCACTCTTCTTGCGGCGCGAGAATCGGGCTGTCTTGCGTATCGGCTTTCATGGGACGAAATTTTGACGACAATCACGGCTTGAAGCAAGACTAAAGGAGTCATGAGCTATATAGGATACTAAATCGTCTATAAGCGACCCGTAAGAATCCCATAGATTGTCCGAACTGTAAGCATTACCTACCTACTGTAAGTATATAACTCTCATACTCAGCGGGCGGTTAAAAAATCGTACCTTCAGTATGGCTCGCGGTGTTCGCGCTGGACGAGCCGGGCGACCATTGAAACCAGAAAAAACGTGAGTGGAACCTTCTAAAAAATGCCCCGGCCGGGAATCGAACCCGGACTTGAGGTTCCGGAGACCTCCGTGATGTCCTTTTCACTACCGGGGCGAACGGTGCGGCAGAGCAAAGCA includes:
- a CDS encoding alpha/beta hydrolase produces the protein MEYRITPGRLEIGKFSLYYERVGAGAPIIFLHGLGGNHLSWWQQVPYFMRSFECITLDQRGFGLSPDPDGLFNRAHASDLGAVLDHLEIDKAVLIGQSMGGWTIVGYALEHPERVAAMVLADTPGGIFTPEMKFERPREPIAVDATPPIGSLPTYAADYFSRRPEMAFLYDEIRIHGARPPADAGLRLIGLRYDLAAVKRCLTMPILCMVGERDTLITPEIVKALAAALPNSRLRTVPGSGHSIYFENPAVFNQLVRDFIVEIGYAK